A single Mastomys coucha isolate ucsf_1 chromosome X, UCSF_Mcou_1, whole genome shotgun sequence DNA region contains:
- the Irs4 gene encoding LOW QUALITY PROTEIN: insulin receptor substrate 4 (The sequence of the model RefSeq protein was modified relative to this genomic sequence to represent the inferred CDS: substituted 1 base at 1 genomic stop codon) codes for MASCSFAGHQALRRLXASAAAAAATSAVATTPVLSSGTPTALIGTGSSCPGAMWLSTATGSRSDSESEEEDLPVGDEVCKRGYLRKQKHGHRRYFVLKLETADAPARLEYYRNARKFRHSVRAAAAAAEAAASGAAVPALIPPRRVIILYQCFSVSQRADARYRHLIALFTQDEYFAMVAENESEQESWYLLLSRLILESKRRRCGTPGALPDGDPAALAAAAVAEPPFYKDVWQVVVKPRGLGHRKELSGVFRLCLTDEEVVFVRLNTEVASVVVQLLSIRRCGHSEQYFFLEVGRSTVIGPGELWMQVDDSVVAQNMHELFLEKMRALCADEYRARCRSYSISIGAHLLTLLSTRRHLGFLPLDPSGWSRRYRFEQFCRLRALGDREKMLFTRRFISPREPPPPFRRGRGHLPRARRSRRATSVPPSLFRRSAPSPGRIPQPEDAPSHRARGATRSSSSNTEEKDKEGEEGNRGHCIPMNNWGSGNGRGSGGGRGSSGQGSSSQSSGGRQGSGGQGAGGNQCSGNSQGMAGGHGSGGGGHGSGGGQRPRDDHGSGGGKNSGGSKGSGSGKNSDDGDRGKSVKKRSYFGKFTQNKQQQTLPPPPPPPPAAGATGGKGKTGGRFRLYFCADRGTKERKEAREVRDMETPGGATRGSYRARAFDDDEDDPYVPMRPGVAAPLACSSDYMPMAPQNFSASTKRHSRSPFEDSRGYMMMFPRVSPPPPAPSAPKTPDTNKEDDSKDNDSDSDYMFMAPGAGAIPKNPPNPQGGSSSKSWSSYFSLPSPFQNSPFGQSDHSEYVPMLPGKFLGSGLDREASFSQGTKDGSSKPSTVGSFSKREDKGTSAKPSDDVPPMNRAKDPNQLSFFAKGNQIKPKPLNPTREQREADSSRDYINIDFIKREHLVLAPSAQGLPDLRGVVTDPAPTAFSSYPNVEFGVPLPHPTIRLSDLLRVLPSANSIPVAGARWPLHLIPGSAIGSIVEAGEYIEVIFNPAMSPAMPFADSAICYDAQTGQIYVVDPFSECCMDASRSSRRRSEPPPVARLRREEVQERRRPQSGSQSVFANTRGAVSAFPTDSLDRDFPAASAVITAPADTPLLAVSRALAVVSALAAAPSLGDVFGGFHAAAGVDSASARGFQPVASARGAQAVRGVQDLAAGWNPGALNQAARGEDLAAGAAAPPPPPRQIWVLRPQERADSEDDDEDDIYVRMDFARRDYRN; via the coding sequence ATGGCGAGTTGCTCCTTCGCTGGCCACCAAGCGCTAAGGAGACTCTGAGCCTCAGCAGCCGCTGCAGCAGCAACCTCCGCAGTGGCGACCACCCCGGTTCTTTCCTCGGGAACCCCGACTGCACTCATTGGGACCGGGTCATCCTGTCCGGGAGCCATGTGGCTCTCTACAGCCACGGGCTCCCGGTCGGACTCGGAGTCCGAAGAGGAGGACCTCCCCGTCGGGGATGAAGTCTGCAAACGCGGCTACCTGCGGAAGCAGAAGCACGGGCATAGGCGTTACTTCGTGCTCAAACTCGAGACCGCAGACGCTCCGGCTCGGCTCGAATACTACCGAAATGCCAGGAAGTTCCGACACAGTGTCCGCGCCGCGGCGGCTGCAGCAGAGGCAGCCGCCTCTGGTGCTGCGGTCCCCGCGCTCATCCCACCGCGGCGCGTGATTATCCTGTACCAATGCTTCTCCGTGAGCCAGCGCGCCGATGCCAGGTACCGACACCTCATTGCCCTTTTTACCCAGGACGAATACTTCGCGATGGTGGCCGAGAACGAGTCGGAACAAGAAAGCTGGTACTTGCTCCTCAGCCGCCTCATCCTCGAGAGCAAGCGCCGCCGCTGCGGCACGCCAGGCGCACTGCCGGACGGAGATCCGGCAGCCCTGGCGGCCGCAGCGGTGGCGGAGCCACCCTTCTACAAAGATGTGTGGCAGGTAGTAGTGAAACCCAGGGGGCTGGGGCACAGAAAAGAGCTGAGCGGCGTGTTCCGGCTGTGTCTTACCGACGAAGAGGTAGTGTTTGTCAGGCTCAATACCGAAGTGGCCAGTGTGGTTGTCCAGCTGCTGAGCATTCGTCGCTGTGGGCACTCGGAGCAGTACTTCTTCTTGGAAGTCGGCAGATCCACGGTCATTGGTCCGGGGGAGCTGTGGATGCAGGTGGATGACTCCGTGGTGGCCCAAAATATGCATGAGTTGTTTTTGGAGAAGATGAGAGCCTTGTGCGCAGACGAATACAGAGCCCGTTGCCGCAGCTACAGCATCAGTATTGGCGCCCACCTGTTAACCCTGCTGTCCACTAGGAGGCACCTGGGCTTCCTCCCGCTGGATCCCAGCGGCTGGAGCAGAAGATACCGCTTTGAGCAGTTTTGCCGCCTCAGAGCTCTCGGTGACAGGGAAAAGATGCTATTCACCAGGCGCTTCATCTCACCCAGAGAGCCTCCGCCTCCCTTTAGGCGAGGAAGAGGGCACCTGCCCAGAGCCCGCAGGTCCAGGAGAGCCACATCAGTACCACCCAGCCTTTTCAGACGCTCAGCACCTAGCCCGGGACGTATCCCACAGCCTGAAGATGCCCCCAGCCACAGAGCCCGTGGAGCCACGCGTTCCAGCTCTAgcaacacagaagaaaaagacaaggagGGTGAAGAAGGAAACCGAGGTCACTGCATACCTATGAACAACTGGGGCTCAGGAAATGGCCGGGGCTCAGGAGGTGGACGGGGCTCAAGTGGCCAAGGTTCCAGCAGCCAGAGCTCAGGCGGTAGACAGGGATCTGGAGGTCAGGGTGCCGGAGGAAACCAGTGTTCAGGTAATAGCCAGGGCATGGCAGGTGGCCACGGCTCAGGTGGAGGTGGCCATGGCTCCGGTGGCGGCCAGAGACCCAGAGATGACCATGGCTCCGGTGGTGGCAAGAACTCAGGAGGGAGCAAAGGCTCAGGAAGTGGGAAGAATTCTGATGATGGTGACCGTGGAAAATCTGTGAAGAAAAGATCCTACTTTGGTAAATTCACTCAAAACAAGCAGCAGCAAACGCTGCCTCCACCCCCGCCGCCACCGCCGGCAGCTGGAGCAACTGGTGGCAAAGGGAAGACTGGGGGAAGATTCCGACTTTATTTTTGCGCAGACAGAGGCACAAAAGAACGCAAAGAAGCCAGAGAGGTGAGAGATATGGAGACCCCAGGAGGTGCAACCCGGGGGTCTTACAGAGCCAGAGCTTTCGATGACGACGAGGATGACCCGTATGTGCCAATGAGGCCAGGGGTGGCTGCTCCTCTTGCGTGTTCCAGTGATTATATGCCAATGGCTCCTCAAAATTTCTCAGCTTCAACCAAGCGCCACTCTAGGTCACCCTTTGAAGACTCCAGAGGGTACATGATGATGTTTCCTAGGGTGAGCCCACCACCGCCTGCACCAAGTGCTCCGAAAACACCGGACACTAATAAAGAGGATGACTCAAAGGACAATGACAGTGACAGTGATTACATGTTTATGGCTCCTGGAGCAGGTGCGATTCCTAAAAATCCTCCCAATCCTCAGGGAGGCTCTTCCTCCAAAAGCTGGAGCTCTTACTTCTCTCTACCAAGTCCTTTTCAGAATTCACCTTTCGGACAGAGCGACCACAGTGAGTATGTTCCCATGTTACCTGGAAAATTCCTGGGGAGCGGTCTAGACAGAGAAGCCTCCTTTAGCCAGGGCACCAAAGATGGATCTTCAAAGCCTTCAACTGTGGGGTCGTTCTCAAAACGTGAAGATAAGGGGACATCTGCAAAGCCTTCAGACGATGTGCCCCCAATGAACAGGGCTAAGGACCCTAACCAACTTTCCTTTTTTGCGAAAGGAAATCAAATAAAGCCCAAACCGCTAAACCCCACACGGGAACAGAGAGAAGCTGATAGCTCCCGTGACTATATCAACATTGACTTTATTAAGAGAGAGCATCTTGTCCTAGCTCCCTCTGCTCAAGGACTGCCAGACTTGCGGGGCGTAGTTACTGACCCCGCACCCACAGCTTTTTCTAGCTACCCGAATGTTGAATTCGGGGTGCCCTTGCCACATCCAACAATCCGCCTCTCAGATCTTTTAAGAGTTCTACCAAGTGCCAACTCCATCCCTGTGGCCGGTGCTAGGTGGCCCTTGCATCTTATCCCAGGCAGTGCTATAGGTAGCATTGTGGAAGCGGGGGAATACATTGAAGTAATTTTCAACCCGGCTATGTCACCAGCCATGCCTTTTGCTGACAGTGCCATTTGCTATGATGCTCAAACAGGTCAAATCTACGTAGTTGACCCATTTTCTGAGTGCTGTATGGACGCTTCTCGCTCTTCCCGTCGACGCTCTGAACCGCCACCTGTAGCTAGGCTGCGGCGGGAGGAAGTGCAGGAGAGAAGACGCCCACAAAGCGGCTCCCAAAGTGTATTTGCCAACACTCGTGGGGCTGTCTCGGCTTTCCCGACTGACAGCTTGGACAGAGACTTTCCGGCAGCTTCTGCCGTGATTACTGCTCCAGCTGATACGCCTCTCTTGGCAGTGAGCCGGGCTTTAGCCGTGGTCTCTGCGCTCGCAGCGGCCCCCAGCCTTGGCGACGTCTTTGGCGGCTTCCACGCAGCGGCAGGAGTTGACTCCGCCTCCGCTCGCGGGTTCCAACCTGTTGCTAGTGCTCGTGGTGCCCAGGCTGTAAGAGGGGTCCAGGACCTTGCGGCAGGCTGGAATCCTGGAGCCCTTAACCAAGCTGCCAGAGGTGAGGACCTGGCGGCCGGTGCAGCCGCGCCCCCACCGCCACCTCGCCAGATTTGGGTGCTGAGACCCCAAGAGAGAGCGGATTCTGAGGACGACGATGAGGACGACATTTACGTGAGAATGGACTTCGCCAGACGTGACTACAGGAACTGA